The following nucleotide sequence is from bacterium.
CGCTTCCCGTCGGGCCGGCGGCACCGGTCGGGCCCGCCGCGCCCGGGGCGCCGGTCGGCCCGGGGATGGCCGCGATCTGGAGCGCGACCTGACGCTCCTTCGGCTTGCAGACGCCGGACGGCGGGATGCGCACGGCGCCGGACTTCCGGTGCACGCAGCCCACGATCGACGACGCCTCCTGCCCGAACGCCGCCCCTCCGGCCAGCGCGCCCGACACCACCGCAACCACCAACATCCGCATGCGCCCCCCTTGCGCGCGCATTCTATCCGTCGAGGCGGTGCGATTTGAAGCGATCCCACACTCGCGCGGCGAGCCCGATCCGTTTCGCAGCGGGCTACTCCAGCTACCGGTGGCCCGAGGTGCCGTCGGCCGACACCGGCTCTCCGCCTTCGAGGACGCGGGGGCTCGCCGACGCGGTGGGGCCGTCGCCGAGGTCGGCCGCCGCCGGCGCGAGCGGTGCCGGCGTTCCGGCGGGGCTACCCCCGCAGCGCCGCGAGACAGCCCGTTCGCTCGAGGATCGCATCGACCGCCGCCCGGTCCGCGACCGCCGCGTACTTCTCCCGCAGCTTTCCCAGCGAGCGCGCGTGGTACTTCTGCGTCTCCTGCCTGAACGGTGCGCCGCCCATCTGCACCGTGAACTCCTTCTCGCCCGCCGCGAGCGCGGCGGCGTTCGCGACCGTCCACGGCAGGAAGGTCGCCGCGACCTCGTCGCGCAGGAACGGCTCGAGCGTCGGCGCGAGCGCGCTCCACGGCTCGAAGACGCCCTCGGCCTTCGGGTCGAGCATGCGGTCGATCCAGCGCTGCGCCGCCGGGGCTTCGGCGCGCACGATGGCGCCGGGGGTCGGGTCGGTCGAGCACTCGTAGAGCTGGGCCCAGACGCCGAAGTCGCCGAACGCCGGACGGCCGCCGAAGAGATAGGGCCGCGTCGCCAGGTGCTTCTCCAGGAGCGCGAGCTGGCGGCGGTACGAGCCTTCGATGCGGTCCTTGGTCGCCTCGGACGAGCCGACGAAGGCGAGGCGCGGCACCATGCGGCCCTTCACCGCGCCGACGACGGTCTCGAAGGCGTCGGCGGGCAGCTCGGGATTCATGTCGCGGGCGATGCGCTCCGCCGCCGACTGCGCGTCGG
It contains:
- a CDS encoding glutathione S-transferase family protein, which produces MTTSYRIFGSELSPYSVKVRSYFRYKGIPHVWTPRTIQNQAEFDQHAKLPLIPLVLGDDGTAMQDSTPIIEKMEARVPEPSITPADPVAAFVSVLLEEYGDEWGNKPMFHYRWFYEADAQSAAERIARDMNPELPADAFETVVGAVKGRMVPRLAFVGSSEATKDRIEGSYRRQLALLEKHLATRPYLFGGRPAFGDFGVWAQLYECSTDPTPGAIVRAEAPAAQRWIDRMLDPKAEGVFEPWSALAPTLEPFLRDEVAATFLPWTVANAAALAAGEKEFTVQMGGAPFRQETQKYHARSLGKLREKYAAVADRAAVDAILERTGCLAALRG